A region of Fimbriimonadaceae bacterium DNA encodes the following proteins:
- the prmC gene encoding Release factor glutamine methyltransferase — MSDETVGEWVREAAARLAEAGIESPLLEAQVIAAFAAGKNRQALLVDLDAPPDESADDLLARRLRREPLAYILGYREFYGYRFRVDPRVLIPRQETEHLVEEALKLDLPETAKVADIGTGSGCIAITLSLKRKAWRIYGLDISAEALEVASRNAARLGAAVRWIESDLFSSTGSLKFDLLVTNPPYVEDGALLAPEVRYHEPARALFAGEKGLDFYMRLAIEAGQHLAPNGILLTEIGAGQRDDVIQLFEGAGWKMDVVIPDLAGIDRVIRFVRSGD, encoded by the coding sequence GTGTCCGACGAAACCGTTGGAGAGTGGGTTCGGGAAGCAGCGGCAAGACTCGCCGAAGCCGGAATCGAGTCGCCGCTCTTGGAGGCCCAGGTGATTGCCGCATTCGCCGCCGGCAAGAACCGCCAGGCTCTCCTCGTCGACCTCGACGCCCCGCCCGACGAGTCCGCCGACGACTTGCTCGCCAGACGCCTGCGGCGGGAGCCGCTCGCCTACATCCTCGGATACCGCGAATTCTATGGCTATCGCTTTCGCGTCGACCCCCGCGTCCTCATCCCTCGCCAGGAGACCGAGCACCTGGTTGAAGAAGCCCTCAAGCTGGACTTGCCGGAGACCGCGAAGGTAGCCGACATCGGCACCGGAAGCGGGTGCATTGCCATCACCCTTTCGCTGAAACGAAAGGCGTGGCGGATCTATGGTCTCGACATTTCTGCGGAAGCCTTGGAGGTTGCCAGCCGCAACGCGGCGCGATTGGGAGCCGCGGTGCGATGGATCGAGTCCGACCTGTTTTCCAGCACCGGAAGCCTTAAGTTCGATCTCTTGGTGACGAACCCCCCATATGTCGAGGACGGTGCTCTCCTTGCGCCTGAAGTCCGTTACCATGAGCCGGCCCGAGCACTCTTCGCCGGTGAAAAAGGTCTTGACTTCTACATGCGGCTCGCAATCGAAGCTGGTCAGCATCTCGCGCCGAACGGGATCCTACTAACCGAGATAGGTGCGGGACAGCGAGACGATGTCATTCAACTCTTCGAAGGGGCCGGCTGGAAAATGGATGTCGTGATTCCTGACCTCGCCGGTATTGATCGCGTCATTCGATTTGTTCGCTCGGGCGATTGA
- a CDS encoding Purine-binding protein: MRAWKVVVLAGLVVLGGCSGGDQSATDPTVKAPDATTDKSIKFKVALLTPGPISDAGWSAMAYEGLKQIEKELDAEVNNQEAKDAQIRDAMRAYAQQGYKLVFGHGFEYNAPAIEVAKQFPGTIFVSSSGGETADNVGAFRFYLEQGFYLAGAMAAKLSKTGTLAMIGGPDVPSIRSTFKAFKAGAEVAKPGVKVIETFTGKNEDIAAAKRATLAAIAEGADMVIHQANAAAQGVFDACKEQGVTAFGANLDQNGNPSGVVIASAVIKAGPAFTKLARDVKDGVYKGSIVLMGMDQGAIDFVIDPAKETKIPTDVLEYVLNLKREIREGKFNVPKDEF, encoded by the coding sequence ATGCGTGCATGGAAGGTTGTCGTCCTCGCCGGGCTGGTCGTCCTCGGCGGTTGCTCGGGTGGGGATCAGAGCGCCACCGATCCAACGGTGAAAGCGCCGGATGCGACGACAGACAAGTCGATCAAGTTCAAGGTCGCGCTGTTGACGCCTGGTCCAATTAGCGACGCCGGTTGGAGCGCAATGGCATACGAGGGGCTCAAGCAGATTGAGAAAGAGCTCGATGCCGAGGTCAACAACCAGGAGGCGAAAGACGCCCAAATTCGCGATGCCATGCGGGCTTACGCCCAGCAAGGCTACAAGCTCGTCTTCGGGCATGGTTTCGAATACAACGCTCCTGCGATCGAAGTTGCCAAGCAATTCCCAGGCACGATCTTCGTGAGCAGCTCGGGCGGGGAGACAGCGGACAACGTTGGAGCGTTCCGCTTCTATCTGGAGCAGGGCTTCTACCTGGCCGGGGCGATGGCGGCAAAGCTTTCGAAGACGGGCACGCTCGCAATGATCGGCGGCCCTGACGTGCCATCCATCCGCTCGACGTTCAAGGCGTTCAAAGCCGGCGCCGAGGTAGCGAAGCCGGGGGTCAAGGTCATCGAGACGTTCACCGGGAAGAACGAGGATATCGCGGCGGCCAAGCGAGCGACGCTGGCGGCCATAGCCGAGGGCGCCGATATGGTGATCCACCAAGCCAACGCTGCGGCCCAAGGGGTCTTCGACGCCTGCAAGGAACAGGGAGTGACCGCGTTCGGCGCCAACTTGGACCAGAACGGCAATCCGAGCGGTGTCGTCATCGCGTCGGCCGTCATCAAGGCGGGTCCTGCCTTCACCAAGCTTGCCCGCGACGTCAAGGACGGGGTCTACAAGGGATCCATCGTGCTGATGGGAATGGACCAGGGCGCCATCGATTTTGTGATCGACCCCGCGAAGGAAACCAAAATCCCGACGGACGTGCTGGAGTACGTGCTGAATTTGAAGCGCGAGATTCGCGAGGGCAAGTTCAACGTGCCGAAAGACGAGTTCTAG
- the hutI_2 gene encoding Imidazolonepropionase gives MVGSGHEAKVTLAKQVVTGRLGDHPWDAEIIKDAAIVSDDGICKWIGPRDDLPDEYWAVDGGVESGCVVPGLVDAHTHLVFGGDRYDDFEKRSQGKSYAEIAASGGGIKRTVELTRNATWESLQDGLVRRAFQAKLAGTRLVEVKSGYGLEHDAEIRLLDAANSLLPHMPRTVTYLGLHAIPEGRTKEDYMDEVFRRTLPEIHKRKLADAVDIFVEDGYYNADDARRLAQAAKQYGLDLRMHVDQFGDHGGARLAAELGAKTADHLEYTGDDGIRALADAGVIPVLLPASVFGLGLSKYPDARKMIEAGLPVVLATDCNPGSSPTLSLPMVMAIACRYMKMTPMEALVACTRNAARALNLEHEFGTIEVGKRAAFHVLPEPDYRSLACWF, from the coding sequence ATGGTGGGGTCTGGGCACGAGGCGAAGGTCACGCTTGCGAAGCAAGTTGTAACGGGGAGGTTAGGTGACCACCCTTGGGACGCCGAAATCATCAAGGATGCCGCCATCGTGTCGGATGACGGGATCTGCAAATGGATCGGACCGAGGGACGACCTCCCCGATGAATACTGGGCAGTGGACGGTGGGGTGGAATCGGGCTGTGTCGTTCCCGGGCTTGTCGACGCCCATACCCACTTGGTTTTCGGGGGCGACCGCTACGACGACTTCGAGAAGCGCTCTCAGGGCAAGTCCTATGCCGAGATTGCGGCATCGGGAGGTGGAATCAAGAGAACCGTCGAACTGACCCGGAACGCGACTTGGGAATCCCTGCAGGATGGACTGGTTCGTCGCGCCTTCCAAGCGAAGCTAGCCGGAACGCGTCTTGTAGAGGTCAAGTCTGGATACGGACTTGAACACGACGCGGAGATTCGTTTGCTGGATGCCGCCAATTCGCTGCTTCCACACATGCCGAGAACCGTCACCTACCTCGGACTCCACGCGATCCCCGAAGGCCGGACCAAAGAGGACTACATGGACGAGGTCTTCCGCCGCACGCTCCCGGAGATTCACAAGCGGAAACTCGCGGATGCCGTCGATATTTTCGTCGAAGACGGGTACTACAACGCAGACGATGCGAGGCGTCTGGCCCAAGCCGCCAAGCAGTACGGCCTGGACCTTCGCATGCACGTCGACCAGTTCGGCGACCATGGCGGCGCGCGGCTAGCCGCCGAGCTCGGCGCCAAGACTGCCGATCACCTCGAGTACACCGGCGACGACGGGATTCGCGCCCTCGCCGATGCCGGCGTCATCCCGGTGCTGCTGCCGGCGTCGGTGTTCGGCCTCGGGCTCAGCAAGTACCCTGACGCGCGCAAGATGATCGAAGCTGGCCTGCCGGTCGTGCTCGCGACCGACTGCAACCCCGGCTCTTCGCCAACCCTCAGCCTGCCGATGGTGATGGCGATCGCGTGCCGGTACATGAAGATGACCCCGATGGAAGCCCTCGTCGCCTGCACACGCAACGCCGCTCGCGCCCTCAACTTGGAGCACGAGTTCGGCACGATCGAAGTCGGCAAGCGAGCCGCGTTCCACGTCCTGCCCGAGCCGGATTATCGAAGTTTGGCGTGCTGGTTCTGA
- the lsrA gene encoding Autoinducer 2 import ATP-binding protein LsrA, with the protein MDGVSTSCASGEIHAIVGENGAGKSTLMQILGGFVAPDAGRVVLDGVPLPVGDPIGCRARGIRMVHQHFMLVPSFSVRENLVLDGLSTTGSPEEGAEAAIELGRRLGWEIDPKARVAELPVGVQQRVEILKAIVGDSPVTIFDEPTAVLTADEVADLFGVLRTLRGEGRMIIFIAHKIDEIRGIADRVTVLRRGKVTLRASMAETSNEDLIRAMVGDLPPELAVDRKAPGRKELLVANGVVIRGDRGERAVDGVTLGVAAGEILGIGGVDGNGQVELAEALVGIRKVEAGTVRLGGDHIAYIPQDRQRDGLALSLSIRDNLLLGGYARPEFYRGPWMSAARVNRWADDLIERFQIKVGQATDPASSLSGGNQQKVVVARALASNPQVLVVVNPTRGLDVQAAAYVHQAMTDAAANGAGIVLFSTDLDELALLANRTLFMSRGRLGEARAEKLVGG; encoded by the coding sequence TTGGACGGGGTATCGACGAGTTGTGCCTCTGGCGAAATTCATGCGATCGTCGGTGAAAACGGCGCCGGCAAGTCGACGCTGATGCAGATCCTCGGGGGCTTCGTTGCTCCCGATGCCGGCCGGGTTGTCCTCGACGGGGTCCCACTTCCGGTGGGAGATCCGATTGGATGTCGTGCGCGGGGGATTCGGATGGTCCATCAGCATTTCATGCTGGTGCCGAGCTTCTCGGTGCGGGAGAACCTCGTGCTGGACGGCCTGAGCACGACCGGTTCTCCGGAAGAAGGTGCGGAGGCCGCGATCGAGCTTGGCCGCAGGCTGGGTTGGGAGATCGACCCAAAGGCAAGGGTCGCAGAGCTGCCGGTCGGGGTGCAGCAGCGCGTGGAGATTCTCAAGGCGATCGTCGGGGACAGCCCGGTGACCATCTTCGACGAGCCCACGGCGGTACTGACGGCCGACGAGGTTGCCGATCTGTTCGGTGTCCTCAGGACCTTGCGAGGCGAGGGCCGGATGATCATTTTCATCGCCCACAAGATCGACGAGATTAGGGGCATTGCCGACCGGGTCACGGTGCTCAGGCGCGGCAAGGTCACCCTCAGGGCATCGATGGCGGAAACATCCAACGAAGACCTCATTCGCGCGATGGTCGGAGACCTGCCTCCGGAGCTTGCCGTGGACCGCAAAGCTCCCGGAAGAAAGGAGCTCCTCGTGGCAAATGGCGTGGTCATCAGAGGTGATCGTGGTGAGCGGGCGGTCGATGGCGTAACCCTGGGCGTTGCTGCCGGCGAAATCCTCGGTATCGGCGGGGTCGACGGGAACGGACAGGTGGAGCTGGCGGAAGCTCTGGTCGGCATTCGCAAGGTCGAGGCGGGAACCGTCCGGCTGGGTGGCGACCATATTGCCTACATTCCGCAGGACCGGCAGCGCGATGGCCTCGCCCTTAGCCTTTCGATTCGAGACAACCTCCTTCTGGGGGGTTATGCACGGCCCGAATTCTATCGCGGGCCGTGGATGTCGGCGGCTCGCGTGAATCGTTGGGCAGACGACTTGATCGAACGGTTTCAGATTAAGGTGGGCCAGGCGACCGATCCCGCGTCGAGCCTTTCCGGTGGCAATCAGCAGAAGGTGGTAGTCGCGCGGGCTCTGGCATCGAACCCGCAGGTTCTGGTGGTGGTCAATCCCACCCGCGGCCTCGACGTTCAGGCTGCGGCGTATGTGCACCAGGCGATGACGGACGCGGCGGCTAACGGCGCCGGCATCGTCCTGTTCTCGACCGACCTCGATGAGCTTGCGCTGCTCGCCAACCGGACCCTGTTCATGTCCCGCGGTCGGCTTGGCGAAGCCCGCGCTGAAAAGTTGGTAGGCGGCTGA